Proteins encoded in a region of the Rhizophagus irregularis chromosome 24, complete sequence genome:
- a CDS encoding uncharacterized protein (SECRETED:cutsite_NFA-AT; SECRETED:prob_0.3426); SECRETED:SignalP(1-18) codes for MKFILMFILVIVAFSNFAATEFLDERIPTIEKSLKTSPLETRALVCPSGTYECNDSEGGCCSTGTTCLPNFKCSGSGNHSGGIILKTSPTISQILSIVLAYLYLI; via the coding sequence ATgaagtttattttaatgttCATTCTTGTCATTGTAGCTTTTAGCAATTTTGCTGCAACGGAATTCTTGGACGAACGTATTCCTACCATTGAAAAATCACTTAAAACCTCACCTTTGGAGACAAGGGCATTAGTTTGCCCATCCGGAACATATGAATGTAATGATAGTGAAGGAGGATGTTGCTCGACCGGTACAACTTGTTTACCTAACTTCAAGTGCAGCGGTAGTGGAAATCATAGTGGTGggattatattaaaaacatcACCAACAATTTCACAAATACTCTCAATTGTATTAgcttatttgtatttaatttaa